The proteins below come from a single Jaculus jaculus isolate mJacJac1 chromosome 12, mJacJac1.mat.Y.cur, whole genome shotgun sequence genomic window:
- the LOC123453733 gene encoding ornithine decarboxylase-like: MNNFNKEEIDCHILDEGFTAKDILDQKINEVSSSDDAFYVADPGDILEKHLRWLKALPRVTPFYAVKCNDSRAIVNTLAAIGTGFNCASKIEIQLVQSLGVPPERIIYANPCKQVSQIKYAASNGVQMMTFDSEVELMKVARVHPKAKLVLRIATDDSKAVCRLSVKCGATLKSSRLLLEQAKELNIDVIGVSFHVGRGCTDPETFVQAVSDDRCVFDMGAEIGFSMYLLDIGGGFPGSEDVKLKFEEITSVINPALDKYFPSDCGVRIIAEPGRYYVASAFTLAVNIIAKKIVLKEQTGSDDEDELNEQTYMYYVNDGVYGSFNCILYDHAHVKPLLQKRPKPDEKYYSSSIWGPTCDGLDRIVERYNLPEMHAGDWMLFENMGAYTVTAASTLNGFQRPTIYYVMSRPMWQLMKQVQKQGFPPAVEEQGVGSLPMSCAQESGMDRHPAACASTSINV; the protein is encoded by the coding sequence caaaaaattaatgaagtttCTTCTTCTGATGATGCTTTTTATGTTGCGGACCCTGGAGACATTCTAGAGAAACATCTAAGGTGGTTAAAAGCTCTTCCTCGTGTCACTCCCTTTTATGCAGTCAAATGTAATGATAGCAGAGCCATAGTGAACACCCTAGCTGCCATTGGGACAGGATTCAACTGTGCAAGCAAGATTGAAATACAGTTGGTTCAGAGCCTTGGGGTACCTCCAGAGAGGATTATCTATGCAAATCCCTGTAAACAAGTGTCTCAAATTAAGTATGCTGCCAGTAATGGAGTCCAGATGATGACTTTTGATAGTGAAGTTGAGTTGATGAAAGTTGCCAGAGTGCACCCAAAGGCAAAGTTGGTTTTGAGAATTGCCACTGATGATTCCAAAGCAGTCTGTCGCCTCAGTGTTAAATGTGGTGCCACACTCAAAAGCAGCAGACTTCTCTTGGAACAGGCAAAAGAGCTAAATATTGATGTCATTGGTGTCAGCTTCCATGTAGGGCGTGGCTGTACAGATCCTGAGACGTTTGTTCAGGCAGTGTCTGATGACCGTTGTGTCTTCGACATGGGAGCTGAGATTGGTTTCAGCATGTATCTGCTTGATATTGGTGGTGGTTTTCCTGGATCTGAGGATGTGAAGCTTAAATTTGAAGAGATCACCAGTGTGATCAACCCAGCGCTGGATAAGTACTTTCCGTCAGACTGTGGTGTGAGAATCATAGCAGAGCCGGGCAGATACTACGTTGCATCAGCTTTCACGCTTGCAGTCAATATCATTGCCAAAAAAATTGTACTGAAGGAGCAGACTGGCTCCGATGATGAAGATGAATTGAATGAACAAACCTATATGTATTACGTGAATGATGGAGTATATGGATCATTTAATTGCATCCTTTATGATCATGCACATGTGAAGCCCCTGCTACAGAAGAGACCCAAACCAGATGAGAAGTATTACTCCTCCAGCATTTGGGGACCAACATGTGATGGCCTTGATCGGATCGTTGAGCGCTATAACCTTCCTGAAATGCATGCGGGTGATTGGATGCTCTTTGAAAACATGGGCGCATACACTGTTACTGCTGCTTCTACTCTCAATGGATTCCAGAGGCCTACTATTTATTATGTGATGTCACGACCAATGTGGCAACTCATGAAGCAAGTTCAGAAGCAGGGCTTTCCACCTGCAGTGGAGGAGCAGGGCGTCGGCTCTCTGCCCATGTCTTGTGCTCAGGAGAGTGGGATGGACCGTCACCCGGCAGCCTGTGCTTCCACTAGTATCAATGTGTAG